From Cottoperca gobio unplaced genomic scaffold, fCotGob3.1 fCotGob3_302arrow_ctg1, whole genome shotgun sequence, one genomic window encodes:
- the tbc1d2 gene encoding LOW QUALITY PROTEIN: TBC1 domain family member 2A (The sequence of the model RefSeq protein was modified relative to this genomic sequence to represent the inferred CDS: deleted 1 base in 1 codon) — translation MTPRLAQEKQMLLEEVKAQKELVWILHKALEASQLEKRTCAEFLAEKGEQERLELLRHRERQAADLRGQLEEARAEAEATRRSLDDRDAQLAELQENIGRLTEKNNTKQQVIIKMSDQLTSCLSSGECLDSQTFRLLQQDVENLTDDIEAYKTQNKFLNSELYQLTNLWRTSSEQEKSLMVKCSYLEASNCQVESRYLGILRQLQETKSLDPVQRVVVQKMVEDALKGELKSVFRLNIARDYDEYGFKIIQDYEVEDMKLLAKIQALEIRSHNLLHQEGVERPLLGRWAQFLASRSDDDFCPSPELKGLLRGGVPRVYRQRVWLWLVRARTRSTRERHPERYQQLCEKSVMSPHPASRQIQLDLHRTLTTNQHFSSPSSPALQQLRRILLAFSWQNPAIGYCQGLNRLAAIALLVLQSEEDAFWCLVAVVEAIMPQDYYTKNLVASQADQRVLKDFLAEKLPRLAAHFEDHSIDVSLITFNWFMVVFVESLPSDILLPLWDAFLYEGTKVIFRYTLALFKYKENDILKIHDGVEIYQYLRFFTKTISDSRRLTSIAFSDMNPFPGRLLRNRRALNLQRLQAELQALEQLQREFLTQSAEREDKELDGMASEDDEDL, via the exons ATGACGCCTCGCCTTGCACAGGAGAAGCAGATGCTGCTGGAGGAAGTGAAAGCTCAGAAG GAGCTTGTGTGGATCCTCCACAAAGCCTTGGAGGCGTCTCAGCTAGAGAAGCGAACCTGTGCAGAGTTTTTGGCGGAGAAAGGCGAGCAGGAGCGCCTGGAGCTGCTGCGTCACCGCGAACGGCAGGCGGCTGACCTACGAGGCCAGCTGGAGGAGGCGAGGGCCGAGGCCGAGGCCACGAGGAGGAGCCTGGATGACAGAGACGCTCAGCTAGCCGAGCTGCAGGAGAACATCGGCAGGCTGACGGAGAAGAACAACACCAAGCAGCAG gtgatCATAAAGATGTCCGATcagctgacttcctgtttgtcctCCGGCGAATGTTTGGACTCTCAGACCTTCAGACTGCTTCAACAGGACGTCGAGAACCTGACG GACGACATTGAGGCGTATAAAACTCAGAACAAGTTCCTGAACTCTGAACTCTACCAGCTGACCAATCTGTGGAGGACGAGCTCCGAACAGGAAAAGAGTCTGATGGTGAAG TGTTCCTACCTGGAGGCCAGTAACTGTCAGGTGGAGAGTCGTTACCTGGGCATCCTGCGGCAGCTGCAGGAGACCAAATCTCTGGATCCTGTCCAGAGGGTGGTCGTACAGAAGATGGTCGAGGACGCTCTAAAAGGAGAGCTGAAGAGCGTCTTCAGGCTCAACATAGCCAG AGACTACGATGAGTACGGCTTTAAAATCATCCAGGACTACGAGGTGGAGGACATGAAGCTGCTGGCAAAGATTCAGGCGCTGGAGATACGCTCACACAACCTGCTGCATCAG GAGGGTGTAGAGCGCCCCCTGTTGGGTCGCTGGGCTCAGTTCCTTGCCAGCAGGTCGGACGATGACTTCTGTCCCTCACCGGAGCTCAAAGGTCTGCTGCGAGGCGGCGTCCCTCGGGTGTACCGGCAGCGGGTGTGGCTCTGGCTGGTCCGAGCTAGAACCAGGAGCACCAGAGAGCGTCACCCAGAGCGTTACCAGCAG CTGTGTGAGAAGAGTGTGATGTCTCCTCATCCGGCATCCAGACAGATCCAGCTGGACCTCCACCGCACCCTGACAACCAATCAGCACTTCTCTTCGCCTTCTAGCCCCGCCCTACAGCAGCTCCGACGCATCCTGTTGGCCTTTTCTTGGCAGAACCCTGCCATTGGCTACTGCCAGGGCCtcaacag GCTGGCGGCCATCGCTCTGCTGGTCCTTCAGAGTGAAGAAGACGCCTTCTGGTGTCTGGTGGCCGTGGTGGAGGCCATCATGCCTCAAGACTACTACACCAAGAACCTGGTGGCCTCTCAG GCAGACCAGCGCGTGCTGAAGGACTTCCTGGCGGAGAAGCTTCCCAGACTGGCGGCTCACTTTGAGGATCACAGCATCGACGTTTCTCTCATCACATTCAACTGGTTCATGGTGGTTTTTGTGGAGAGTCTGCCCAGCGACATCCTGCTGCCGCTGTGGGACGCCTTCTTGTAC GAGGGCACCAAG gtgaTCTTCAGGTACACTCTGGCTCTCTTCAAATACAAAGAGAACGACATCCTGAAGATCCACGACGGTGTGGAGATCTACCAGTACCTGCGCTTCTTCACCAAGACCATCTCTGACAGCCG GAGGCTGACCAGTATCGCCTTCAGCGACATGAACCCGTTCCCCGGCCGCCTGCTGAGGAACCGGCGAGCCCTTAACCTCCAGCGCCTGCAGGCGGAGCTGCAGGCGCTGGAGCAGCTACAGAGGGAGTTCCTCACGCAGAGCGCCGAGCGGGAAGACAAGGAGCTTGACGGCATGGCCAGCGAGGATGACGAGGACCTCTGA